A genomic window from Triticum urartu cultivar G1812 chromosome 7, Tu2.1, whole genome shotgun sequence includes:
- the LOC125520893 gene encoding malonyl-coenzyme:anthocyanin 5-O-glucoside-6'''-O-malonyltransferase-like has protein sequence MAPGPLNPLTVLQHCQVSPSPLPPAGKPRTLQLTFFDLVFWDVPPLQRLFFYDNADLLSAPEFLLHELPLFEKSLAAALHHFYPLAGKLVCGIPEAGAPEVVFSDGDSVRLTVAVGGDDFQDLAGDHARDTARLRPLLPSLPRHGGGGGDSRCSTQDVFAVQLTVFPHAGLCIGTTLHHAVADGSSYVHFMRTWAAIHRLGPECGGKRTVLDAAPLFDRSVVRDENGLREVFLRDHRALAAAGGKRFHGWDLSQRPGAADLATFRFTEKLLRGLGRQVESETSARRCSPYALACGAVWAGIVHARSSSASFGFVTGCKPRATPPVPGNYFGNCLGLCRVEEDKEAKPSGGLTVATASAAIWRAIEGLAEQGRAFRDASGWVRLVREYASARAVTVAGSPKLGVYAATDLGAPWGRPRKVEIVSVERTGALALAGSGRDGDGGIEVGLALPRGEMEAFRAFYHDLVATASSY, from the coding sequence ATGGCGCCCGGGCCACTTAACCCTTTGACGGTCCTGCAGCACTGCCAGGTCTCGCCGTCGCCGTTGCCACCGGCCGGGAAGCCACGGACACTGCAGCTCACCTTCTTCGACCTCGTCTTCTGGGACGTCCCGCCCCTGCAGCGCCTCTTCTTCTACGACAACGCCGACCTCCTCAGCGCCCCCGAGTTCCTCCTCCACGAGCTGCCCCTGTTCGAGAAGTCCCTGGCCGCCGCGCTGCACCACTTCTATCCCTTGGCGGGGAAGCTGGTGTGCGGCATACCGGAGGCCGGGGCGCCCGAGGTCGTGTTCTCGGACGGCGACTCTGTCCGCCTAACGGTTGCGGTCGGCGGCGACGACTTCCAGGACCTCGCCGGCGACCACGCGCGCGACACCGCGAGGCTCCGTCCGCTGCTGCCTTCGCTGCCGagacacggcggcggcggcggcgactctCGATGCAGCACTCAGGACGTATTCGCCGTCCAGCTCACCGTGTTCCCTCACGCCGGTTTGTGCATTGGCACGACGCTGCACCACGCCGTGGCCGACGGTTCCAGCTACGTGCACTTCATGAGGACGTGGGCCGCCATCCACCGCCTCGGCCCCGAGTGCGGCGGGAAGCGGACCGTGCTGGACGCGGCCCCGCTGTTCGACCGCAGCGTCGTGCGAGACGAGAACGGGCTCCGCGAGGTGTTTCTCCGCGACCACCGGGCTCTCGCGGCGGCCGGCGGCAAGCGGTTCCACGGCTGGGACCTCAGTCAACGTCCGGGCGCCGCTGACCTCGCGACGTTCCGGTTCACGGAGAAGCTGCTCCGTGGGCTCGGGAGGCAGGTGGAGTCCGAGACCTCGGCGCGGCGGTGCTCGCCGTACGCGCTGGCTTGCGGTGCTGTCTGGGCAGGCATCGTGCACGCGCGCAGCAGCAGCGCCAGCTTCGGGTTCGTGACCGGGTGCAAGCCCCGCGCGACCCCGCCGGTGCCGGGAAACTACTTCGGCAACTGCCTGGGGCTCTGCCGCGTTGAGGAGGACAAGGAGGCGAAGCCGAGCGGCGGCCTCACCGTGGCCACGGCCTCCGCGGCGATCTGGCGGGCGATCGAGGGGCTCGCGGAGCAGGGGCGGGCGTTCCGGGACGCGAGCGGGTGGGTGCGGCTGGTGCGGGAGTACGCGTCGGCGCGCGCGGTGACCGTGGCCGGGTCGCCGAAGCTGGGCGTGTACGCGGCGACGGACCTGGGAGCGCCGTGGGGACGGCCCCGGAAGGTGGAGATCGTGTCGGTGGAGCGCACGGGCGCGCTGGCGCTGGCGGGGAGCGGCCGCGACGGGGACGGCGGCATCGAGGTCGGGCTGGCGCTGCCGCGCGGCGAGATGGAGGCGTTCCGCGCGTTCTACCACGACCTGGTTGCCACAGCGTCGTCGTACTGA
- the LOC125522312 gene encoding hydroxycinnamoyltransferase 4-like, which translates to MAAVQVLSTEMVVPVEATPGGAVWLSNLDLAARRGYTPTVYFYRPNGEHAGFFAADAVKDSLARALVAFYPLAGRLGLDGAGRVQIDCTGEGAVFVTARSDHYALEDLMNEFVPCGEMRDLFVPPTPAPNPPCVLLLAQVTYLRCGGVVLGLAMHHSVVDARSAALFVETWASVARGSTKDDAPVPPSFDHRLLAARQERAVPYDHPEYKPEPAPVHAATAGSTYASALITVSKQQVSALRARCAGASTFRAVVALVWQCACRARGLPLDAETRLYSMIDMRPRLAPPLPRGYFGNAVIRTSTVATVGEVVSNPVDFAARRARAATSQGDDHARSLVDYLDGVDVMNLPRSGISRAHLRAISWMGMSLSDADFGWGAPAFMGPALMYYSGFVYVMNAPGKDGALTLALSLEPESMPEFSKVFADELARLEV; encoded by the coding sequence ATGGCAGCCGTCCAGGTGTTGTCGACGGAGATGGTCGTCCCGGTGGAGGCAACGCCGGGGGGCGCTGTCTGGCTGTCCAACCTGGACCTGGCTGCGCGCCGGGGCTACACGCCCACGGTCTACTTCTACCGGCCGAACGGCGAGCATGCGGGCTTCTTCGCGGCCGACGCCGTCAAGGACAGCCTCGCCAGGGCTCTGGTGGCGTTCTACCCGCTGGCCGGCCGCCTCGGGCTGGACGGCGCCGGGCGTGTCCAGATCGACTGCACCGGCGAGGGCGCGGTCTTCGTCACCGCGCGCTCGGATCACTACGCGCTCGAGGACCTCATGAACGAGTTCGTGCCGTGCGGCGAGATGCGCGACCTGTTCGTGCCCCCGACGCCCGCACCGAACCCGCCGTGCGTCCTGCTGCTGGCGCAGGTCACGTACCTGCGCTGCGGCGGTGTCGTGCTCGGCCTGGCGATGCACCACTCCGTCGTCGACGCCCGGAGCGCGGCGCTCTTCGTGGAGACCTGGGCGAGCGTCGCCCGCGGCTCCACCAAAGATGACGCGCCCGTGCCGCCTAGCTTCGACCACAGGCTGCTCGCCGCGCGCCAAGAGCGCGCGGTGCCGTACGACCACCCCGAGTACAAGCCGGAGCCAGCCCCGGTGCACGCGGCAACCGCTGGGTCCACGTACGCGAGCGCCCTGATCACGGTGAGCAAGCAGCAGGTGAGCGCGCTGAGGGCGCGGTGCGCAGGCGCGTCCACGTTCCGCGCCGTGGTGGCGCTGGTGTGGCAGTGCGCGTGCCGCGCGCGGGGCCTGCCGCTGGACGCGGAGACGCGGCTCTACTCCATGATCGACATGCGCCCGCGCCTGGCGCCGCCGCTCCCGCGGGGCTACTTCGGGAATGCGGTGATCCGGACGTCGACCGTGGCCACCGTCGGGGAGGTGGTGTCTAACCCGGTGGACTTTGCTGCTCGGCGCGCGCGCGCGGCGACGAGCCAGGGGGACGACCATGCGCGGTCTCTGGTGGACTACCTGGACGGCGTGGACGTGATGAACCTGCCACGAAGCGGCATCTCGCGCGCGCACCTGCGCGCCATCAGCTGGATGGGCATGTCGCTCTCCGACGCCGACTTCGGGTGGGGCGCGCCGGCGTTCATGGGGCCCGCGCTCATGTACTACAGCGGCTTCGTGTACGTGATGAACGCGCCCGGCAAGGACGGCGCCCTCACGCTCGCGCTGTCGCTGGAGCCAGAGAGCATGCCGGAGTTCAGCAAGGTGTTCGCCGACGAGCTGGCCCGTCTCGAGGTGTAG